The following are encoded together in the Streptomyces asoensis genome:
- a CDS encoding small secreted protein, whose protein sequence is MEGTDPVNKKLAAAVSGGAVLVLALSGCSSDDDGNKELDAWAKQVCDALPAQDAKVDAANNAIKQAATDNNAPANVQKTDSQAFQDMSDAYGALAQAVQKAGPPPGVDDGGKKQKDAVAALTTLSTSYAGLKKQVDALDTKDQAKFADGLQNIATDLGSLSKSGNTALKNLEQGDVKNAMAGQASCKRVAASASARATTS, encoded by the coding sequence ATGGAAGGGACCGATCCGGTGAACAAGAAGCTCGCGGCCGCGGTGTCCGGCGGTGCGGTACTGGTACTGGCGCTGTCCGGATGCAGCAGCGACGACGACGGCAACAAGGAACTCGACGCCTGGGCCAAGCAGGTCTGCGACGCGCTGCCCGCCCAGGACGCGAAGGTCGACGCGGCGAACAACGCGATCAAGCAGGCCGCCACGGACAACAACGCCCCGGCGAACGTCCAGAAGACCGACTCGCAGGCCTTCCAGGACATGTCCGACGCCTACGGCGCGCTCGCCCAGGCCGTCCAGAAGGCCGGGCCGCCGCCCGGTGTCGACGACGGCGGGAAGAAGCAGAAGGACGCCGTCGCAGCGCTCACCACCCTCTCGACCTCCTACGCGGGCCTCAAGAAGCAGGTGGACGCGCTGGACACGAAGGACCAGGCGAAGTTCGCCGACGGTCTCCAGAACATCGCCACCGACCTCGGCTCGCTCAGCAAGAGCGGCAACACCGCGCTGAAGAACCTCGAACAGGGCGACGTCAAGAACGCCATGGCCGGCCAGGCCAGCTGCAAGCGGGTCGCCGCCTCGGCCTCCGCCCGCGCGACGACCAGCTGA
- a CDS encoding sodium-translocating pyrophosphatase gives MAGLSTPHRLDHPTTIAAAVLTDGNRLLVVVIAVVALAALVVAGVLVRQVLAAGEGTDSMKKIAAAVQEGANAYLARQLRTLGVFAVVVFFLLMLLPADDWKQRAGRSVFFLIGAAFSAATGYIGMWLAVRSNVRVAAAAREATPAVGEPEKDLTAVSHKAMKIAFRTGGVVGMFTVGLGLLGAACVVLVYAADAPKVLEGFGLGAALIAMFMRVGGGIFTKAADVGADLVGKVEQGIPEDDPRNAATIADNVGDNVGDCAGMAADLFESYAVTLVAALILGKAAFGDAGLAFPLLVPAIGVLTAMVGIFAVAPRRADRSGMSAINRGFFISATISLVLVAVAVFLYLPGKYADLDGVTDAAIQAKSGDPRVLALVAVAIGILLAAVIQQLTGYFTETNRRPVRDIGKSSLTGPATVVLAGISVGLESAVYTALLIGLGVYGAFLLGGASIMLALFAVALAGTGLLTTVGVIVAMDTFGPVSDNAQGIAEMSGDVQGAGAQVLTNLDAVGNTTKAITKGIAIATAVLAASALFGSYRDAITTGARDVGEKLSGSGAPMSLMMDISQPNNLVGLIAGAAVVFLFSGLAINAVSRSAGSVVFEVRRQFREHPGIMDYTEEPEYGKVVDICTRDALRELATPGLLAVLAPIFIGFTLGVGALGAFLAGAIGSGTLMAVFLANSGGAWDNAKKLVEDGHHGGKGSEAHEATVIGDTVGDPFKDTAGPAINPLLKVMNLVALLIAPAVIKFSYGEDKSIGVRIVIAVLALAVVVAAVYVSKRRGIAVGDENNAGSASKSADPAVIS, from the coding sequence ATGGCGGGGCTTTCTACCCCTCATCGGTTGGATCACCCGACGACCATCGCAGCCGCAGTGCTGACCGACGGCAACCGCCTGCTGGTGGTGGTCATCGCGGTCGTCGCGCTGGCCGCACTCGTGGTCGCGGGCGTGCTGGTGCGCCAGGTGCTCGCGGCCGGCGAGGGCACCGACAGCATGAAGAAGATCGCGGCGGCGGTCCAGGAAGGCGCCAACGCGTATCTGGCCCGACAACTGCGCACGCTCGGCGTTTTCGCCGTCGTCGTGTTCTTCCTGCTCATGTTGCTGCCCGCGGACGACTGGAAACAGCGCGCCGGAAGATCGGTGTTCTTCTTGATCGGCGCCGCCTTCTCTGCGGCGACCGGCTATATCGGCATGTGGCTCGCCGTGCGCAGCAATGTGCGCGTCGCGGCGGCGGCCCGGGAAGCCACTCCGGCGGTGGGTGAGCCGGAAAAGGATCTCACCGCCGTTTCGCACAAGGCAATGAAGATCGCATTTCGTACCGGTGGCGTGGTCGGTATGTTCACGGTCGGTCTCGGCCTGCTCGGAGCCGCCTGCGTGGTGCTGGTCTACGCGGCCGACGCGCCGAAGGTGCTGGAAGGCTTCGGACTCGGCGCGGCCCTCATCGCCATGTTCATGAGGGTCGGCGGCGGCATCTTCACCAAGGCGGCGGACGTCGGCGCCGACCTGGTCGGCAAGGTCGAGCAGGGCATCCCCGAGGACGACCCGCGCAACGCGGCGACGATCGCCGACAACGTGGGCGACAACGTCGGCGACTGCGCGGGCATGGCGGCCGACCTGTTCGAGTCCTACGCCGTGACCCTGGTCGCCGCGCTGATCCTCGGCAAGGCGGCCTTCGGTGACGCCGGACTCGCCTTCCCGCTCCTCGTCCCCGCGATCGGTGTGCTCACCGCCATGGTCGGGATCTTCGCGGTCGCCCCGCGCCGCGCCGACCGCAGCGGCATGTCCGCGATCAACCGGGGCTTCTTCATCTCGGCGACGATCTCGCTCGTGCTGGTCGCCGTGGCCGTCTTCCTCTATCTCCCGGGCAAGTACGCCGACCTCGACGGCGTCACCGACGCGGCGATCCAGGCCAAGAGCGGCGACCCGCGCGTCCTGGCGCTGGTCGCGGTGGCCATCGGCATCCTGCTGGCCGCGGTCATCCAGCAGCTGACCGGCTACTTCACCGAGACCAACCGCCGGCCGGTGCGCGACATCGGCAAGTCGTCGCTGACGGGCCCCGCCACCGTGGTCCTCGCCGGGATCTCCGTCGGTCTCGAATCGGCCGTCTACACCGCCCTGTTGATCGGCCTCGGCGTGTACGGGGCGTTCCTGCTCGGCGGTGCGTCGATCATGCTGGCGCTGTTCGCGGTGGCGCTGGCCGGCACGGGTCTGCTCACCACGGTCGGCGTGATCGTCGCCATGGACACCTTCGGGCCGGTCTCCGACAACGCGCAGGGCATCGCCGAGATGTCCGGCGACGTCCAGGGCGCGGGCGCGCAGGTGCTCACCAACCTCGACGCCGTCGGCAACACCACCAAGGCCATCACCAAGGGCATCGCCATCGCCACCGCCGTCCTCGCGGCGTCCGCGCTCTTCGGGTCGTACCGGGACGCGATCACGACCGGGGCGCGGGACGTCGGGGAGAAACTCTCGGGTTCGGGCGCGCCGATGAGCCTGATGATGGACATCTCGCAGCCCAACAACCTCGTCGGACTCATCGCCGGCGCGGCGGTCGTCTTCCTCTTCTCGGGGCTGGCGATCAACGCGGTGTCGCGGTCCGCGGGTTCCGTGGTGTTCGAGGTGCGGCGGCAGTTCCGCGAGCACCCCGGGATCATGGACTACACCGAGGAGCCGGAGTACGGCAAGGTCGTCGACATCTGCACCCGGGACGCCCTGCGCGAGCTGGCCACCCCCGGACTGCTCGCCGTGCTGGCGCCCATCTTCATCGGGTTCACCCTCGGGGTCGGGGCGCTCGGCGCGTTCCTGGCCGGCGCGATCGGCTCCGGCACGCTGATGGCGGTCTTCCTCGCCAACTCCGGTGGCGCGTGGGACAACGCCAAGAAACTCGTCGAGGACGGGCATCACGGCGGCAAGGGCAGCGAGGCACATGAGGCCACGGTGATCGGTGACACGGTCGGCGACCCCTTCAAGGACACCGCCGGTCCGGCGATCAACCCGCTGCTCAAGGTCATGAACCTCGTGGCGCTGCTCATCGCGCCCGCCGTGATCAAGTTCAGCTACGGCGAGGACAAGAGCATCGGCGTACGGATCGTGATCGCGGTCCTCGCGCTCGCCGTCGTCGTGGCGGCGGTGTACGTCTCCAAACGGCGCGGGATCGCCGTCGGCGACGAGAACAACGCCGGCTCCGCGTCCAAGTCGGCCGATCCGGCGGTGATTTCGTAG